The Salmo salar chromosome ssa19, Ssal_v3.1, whole genome shotgun sequence DNA window TTTTTTTTTTAGGTGTGATTTAGCCTCTGAACTCATTATTTAAGCAGGTAAGGATGCGTTTTGGATTTTTATTTAGTCATTAGCCCATCTGTAATAGCTACACTAGCTATCCGGCTTACACAGTTACTTTTTCCTCCTTGTTCAGAGTGTGCGCGACGTGATTCATTCCACTTTGACCTTGACGTTGGCAATATTTCTGGAAATTAATTTCCAGATTGGGGTACGTTTGGCTTTTTAAGCCAATTGCTGGCTACACACAggtgggataatgtcaatgtggCTTTGATTAGATAGTAGCCAGGAGCTTAAAGTATCTGATATTTGTGAgatttgtttatgacagtttgcgCGAACAAGTAAAACATTTATCGCCTTTAAGAATTGTTTGGCTTCTGGTAGCTTGCGATCAACCTGTTGTAGACCTCTGTTACTACATCAATCAGGCCTGTTACACTGGACACAACATTTGTCAAGCTTGAGATGCTCCTATTCATTTCAATGAAAGCTGGACGTAAGCAACATTCACTTTTCAATAATTAGACATGATAAAGTGGCTCGCGCTCTGCTGACGCTGGCAAAACGTTGTGTCCAGTGTAGCAACTAAACACCAATGTTTTCCCGACGTCCCAGTGTAGCTCCCTGGTAATGCCTTTCTCTTGTTTCTAGATTCAGGTACTATCAGAACGTATGCACTCAGAGCTACTCCACAGTGTGGTGGGACTGGCCACGATGGCAGAGAGAGATCGACTGGATGGCACTGAATGGCATCAATCTGCCGTTGGCATTTACTGGACAAGAGGCCTTGTGGCAAGAGGTAACGAGatcccacagtgtgtgtgtgctgtggtggAGCAAACTGGAATGCATATTACAACTCATTTCCTACTAATAGGTGGGGGTAATGCCAGATAAAAGTGCAAAGtaattttttgctgagtttttccTATTTAAACACATTTTGTCTTAAAACTGTATTGTATTTTAGAACAACTCTGACATCTAGCTGTTTGTGATGGATTAGGTGTACCTCTCACTGGGGCTGAACCAGACTGAAATTGACCACTTCTTCACTGGCCCCGCCTTCCTAGCCTGGAACCGTATGGGGAACCTGTTCCAGTGGGGCGGACCCCTACCACAGTCCTGGCATGTGAAGCAGCTCTATCTTCAAGTACTAACATTTTGATTGGTCTCCACTCACACATTGGTTCCCCCCTGCATTTGGAATAATAAtgatatatatgttgtatatttctTCTGCACTTCAGTTCAAGATTTTAGACCGAATGAGGTCCTTTGGAATGCTGCCTGTCTTGCCGGCTTTCTCTGGGATTGTGCCTCAGGGCATCGCCAGGTATGACTGCTGATTCAAAACCGTTTCatcaatccatggcttctgttctatattttttgttgttggaatACAAAATAAATATTTGAATCAGTTAAGATCAATGTGCTCGGAAACAATGTTTTCCTGGATTGTTCAGTCCTTGTTTGTTCCATTTTCCAGGCTCTTTCCGAAAGCCAACGTGACTAAACTGGCGCCCTGGAGCCATTTCAACTGCAGCTACTCCTGCGCATATACCCTGGACCCCCGTGACCCTCTGTTCCGTTCGATCGGCTCCCTGTTCCTGTCCCAGCTGGTCAAGCAATTTGGCACAGACCacatctacaacacagacacctTCAACGAGATGACGCCGACCTCCTCGGACCCCACCTACTTGTCCGCGGTCAGCCGCGCAGTCTTCGACACCATGACCTCTGGTGAGACGTGCATGCCGAACGACGCAGAAAAACCCGCTGTCTGTTAATTAGCTGACACTAGCTTTGTTGCCCTCTAATGTGTTAAGTAGTTTTTCTTCCGGGAATTCCGGCCACAACAGTGAGCGGATGTTAAAATGGCAGTATACATTGGGTCATAATTACTGTAATTATCCTACTTTCATAACCCCAGGGTGCCCTGCCATAGTGCCACCTGTGGGGGGGTTGTACCCCTTGCCCATACTCTTAGCCATATCAAGAGCTCTGCCTTTCTTCTCTCTCACCCCAAAATCTTTTTTTTGTCTCCAGTGGATCACCGGGCCATTTGGCTGATGCAGGGCTGGCTCTTTGTGTTTGACACAGCATTCTGGAAGCCTGCACAGATTCAGGCCCTTCTGCACGGAGTGCCCATCGGTCGGATGATCGTGCTGGACTTGTTTGCAGAGTCCACGCCGGCTTTCTCCTTAACCAAGTCTTTCTACGGCCAGCCCTTCATATGGTGCATGCTTCACAACTTTGGCGGCAACAGCGGGCTCTTTGGCACGGTGGAGAGCATCAACTCAGGGCCGTTCGACGCGCTCGCCTTCCCTAACTCCACCCTGGTTGGGCTCGGGCTAGCACCGGAGGGCATCGAGCAGAACCCTGTGGTGTACGAGCTGATGAGCGAGTTGGCATGGCGCAAAGAGCCAGTCAACCTGGCCAAGTGGGTGTCGCTGTATGCGGTTCGCCGCTACGGCAGCACCCACGAGAACCTTACGGCCGCCTGGAGACTGCTTTTTGGTAGCATTTACAACTGCACCGTGCCCCACTACAAGAACCACAACCATAGTCCACTGGTGCACCGGCCCTCGCTGCACAAGACCACAGAGGTGTGGTACCAGCGGGCTGACCTGTACGAGGCCTGGAGGCTGTTGTACCAGGCGGCCTGGCCTCTCATGGCCCAAGAGACGTTCCGATACGACCTGGTGGACGTCACCCGAGAGGTTCTGCAGCTTCTCACCACCGACTACTACCGCGAGATCCGGGATGCCTTCCAGGCCCAGAAGCTTCCGGAACTCCTGACGGCGGGGGGCGTGCTGGTGTATGACCTCCTCCCCGAGCTGGAGCGCCTGCTGTCCAGCGACGGCCACTTCCTGCTGGGGACGTGGCTGGAGCGGGCACACTCCCTGGCCCTGGATGAGGCAGAGGCGCGGCTGTACGACATGAACGCCCGGAACCAGATCACCCTGTGGGGGCCCGAGGGCAACATTCTGGACTATGCCAGCAAGGAGTGGGGTGGCCTGATGGAAGACTACTATTCCCAGCGATGGAGCCTGTTTGTCAACACCCTGGTGGAGTGCCTGGAGAGAGGCCGACCCTTCAGGCAAGACGCTTTCAACCAGGCCGTCTTCCAGGTGGAGAAGGGCTTTGTTTTCAACAAGCGGAAGTACCCCTCCAAACCACAGGGTGACACCTACGACATAGTCAGCAGAATCTTCCTCAAGTATTATCCACAGGCTTTGGAGAGACTAAAGTGAGCCTGTCTGTAATCTGCCGAAAGACTTAATCTCCTTTCACAGCGAGAAGAATGTCTCCCCCCCTCAATCACTTTTCTGTAGAATGTACTCAGAGGCTCAAAATACacttttattttgtaaataattaTATTGTGGATTGTTGAGATTACTAGAGCAGCATGCAAATGTACATATTGAAGATGAAACATCCAAACATATGTTAAATGTGTAAGGAAAAATAACAATGACCTATGACATTAAATAGAGAGTTCAGCAAAGTGACATTAAATAGAGAGTTCAGCAAAGTGACATATTTTGATATTTGTTTTCTTACCTTCGacgcagtctatggacaagaagTAACTGCAATCCACTATTCGGTTTTGTTAAACTACCACTGCGAACAAATGGTAAAATTTGCATTTTCAGAGCAAAAACGAATGTAAGTCAATCACCCTTGTTTAGCATGTTTTAAATGTAATGCCCAAATGATCTCTTAAATGGATTGTGTTGCTCAATTGCTTTCCAATTACTTggtttaaacaaaacaaaaaatgggAGATTTGGCCAGGAAATTAGGCTGCTTTCAAGGTAAGGAAActaatatttaaatatatatttcactgtTAAGTAGCCTTGCTTGAGCCTTGGCATGCATTTCACTGCAGGTAGGCCAAGTGCAGCTGTATTTggctcaatatcaaatcatttctgggtaacaactaAGTTAAGCAGTTTTACgttaacattttaaaaaaaataaaaatagctttttagcgcAACTATTTCTCAtgcaagcattttgctaggactgtctgggagtggagcGGGGAAGGGAACCAGAGCGGTGCACTAATCACAGTTACGATtgtggaaggaagcagagagGCCTAATGGGAGGGATATGTAACTTGAAAACGAACTGTTATTTGCAGAGGTTTGGAAGTCTCTCTTTATTATTGGTCTAATAACTTATTTCGCCTCGATGAGACGAGCCAAAACACGAGGCGAGCCACAACCCATACAAAACCTGCTGAATAGAAGGTCCTGGGTTGTATTTTTCAGCCAGCAACTATcgggaaataacactgatcacatttgtttcacacttttacagtgttctTTTCAGCGGTTATACAAAAATGATACAGAACACAGGAAAATCTGAactttgactgcactgggccttatACTTAATTACTATAACCAGCATAGATGAATATATGACTTCATTGCGCCATTAATtaatacactgtgtacaaaacattaggaacacctgctctttcacatggtcagtctgtcatggaaagagccgtGTTCTTAATGGTTTGTATACTCGGTGTATTATAGAGAGTAGTCCTTTTGGAGCCCAGATCATTTATTTATGAATCCCATCATTGGAATTTTCAGTAGTTGGGTTTCCCAAGGGACTCCATAGGCCAGCATAACTGACCTAAGTTGTAAATGTACAAAAAAGGAATTGCCCGGTAATGTGAATGTATCTTTCAAAATTTGGAATGTTCTCAAATCATTACTGTTCATGATATCGATAAGGGTACGGATTCCACATTTGGGCTGACGCAAAAGGCCGTCCTCCAGATCGCAAGGCATTGTGAAATGTTGGAGTATGGGAATGCCATTTTGATTCCCAGTTacattgttttttaaattttgcGCCAAATAGGAATTGTGTGAGCAATAATGGGACCAAAGTGTAgtttacattgtttaagggatatacAGTATCAGTGAAGACTACCTCTTCCAGGGCGATAGCAGACATCATATTTCTCTATATACTCAGCCGGGGGGCAGAAGAATCTTGTCTTAACCAATTTAGGATGTGGCGAATTGCTAGTGCCTGGAGATACAATTGAAAGCTTGGCACGGATAGTCCTACGTCTTTCCCTATTTGTACCGCAATATGAATTTTATCCCAATAGCCAGAAGGGGAGCCTTCTACTCCCAAATATTTTAAATGGGAACTATTGGGATTCCATAAGTAGAGTCCTCCTGATTTTGATCAGATTCATTTTATAGCTTGAGATCAATTCAGCTTCATCTATGATCTTCGATGCGTTAGGGAGCAATCAGAGGTGTACAGGTCTTTATAGAAGCGAGAGAATCTTTAATTAATTTGTGTTCTGATAGTAATTACCGTCTTTCAGATTCAATAGTTGCTAATATCAGCCAATTGATCATTACTACTTAGCTTGTTGGCCACAATTACCATGGAAATAATGGTTAAGTCTTACTCTATGGATGGCAAATTCTGCTCTGTCTAATTAATAAGTTAAGTTCTGTCTTGACTTTGGAAAAATGGCTACCTGGTCTAAAGAGAGTTTGTGGAGAACGCTCAAAACAGTTACAGAATAAATCAGATTTGTAAATGTTaattgtggtcccgtgtggctcagttggtagagcatggtgtttgcaacgccagggttgtgggtttgattcccacgggggaccagtacgggggggaaaagtatgcaatgtacgcattcactactgtaagtcgctctggataagagcgtctgctaaatgactaaaatgtaaatgtattcgcGCCAAATGCAATTGCCTTATTTTTAATAAAACCTTTGGTGGCATTCCATAGAATCCGGGGGTCATCGACTGAAATTTTTGTTGATCTTTATgaatgaattgaattgaatttcaAATTGATGACAGAAATCAGGATTTTGTAGTAATGAAACGTTGAAACGCCATCTTGTGTCTCTTTTGAGATTCTGAAGTTGGCAGTAGTCAGCGTGGTGGTCTGACATACTCATATGTTGAATTTCTATTTTCTCAATTAAATTAAATACAGGTGTAGATAATAGTATGAAATCGATTCATGAGAATGATGTATGCCTGTTTGAGGAGAAAGTGTACTCTTTTTGCTTTAGGATTATGTGCTCGTCAGGCATCAATGAGGTTGTAATCAGAGTATATGCTGGAGAGCCTTGGTTGCCTGTGGATTGTTGTTGCTCTTATTAGATTTCTCCCATGTCAAAAATGGCATTCATGTCTGTCCAAATAACCAGATGGAATTCAGTTAATTTTAACAAAATGCTGTTCAGAGAATCGAGAAATGTAGGATCATATGAATTGAGCGTACACATGAATAAAGGCTATTTTCTTTCCATTTGGAATACGTTTAAGGAAAGTGATTCCCCCTTCTTGGTCTTCGCCTTTATGCTCTGTGACTTACAAAATACATTACTTATCTTGTTTACAATTTAAACATTTGAGACATTTCATGTGGAAGCAGTTTAGCATGGCTTAACGACCTATAAAATCACTCTGGAGAAACTGAAAAGGGTAAATGTAAGAAATGTGTGCTTGCATCAGCtgtctacattttttttgttaatgGTAGTAAATTatgatatactgaacaaaaatataaacacaacctgcaacaatttcaaacatttttattgaggtacagttcatataagaaaatcagtcaatttaaataatttagggctgaccccaattagtcaatTGTTCGATCGTTAGGCTGTTGGTTGCCCGAGATGGTTTTAGTCGAGTAGTAACAAATATTTGCacccatctcagtgaactaatccattgcaGAGGTCTACactaaaagccaatttatgcttgatccaaaAATGTGGTAGGAGGGTGTAACACAATTGCTGAGCCTCCACAGGCATGCAGAGGCAAACAAGCTCTGTTCCACATCGCCATGCGCCTCCCAAATTTTGTAATATTGTggagggctctgtatagctccacattgacatgaTTTGTTGCCGATCGGTGGCGGTggtacatcctgtataaacacaaactcacttccttgacaacagctctgcactgtCTGCGacgcgcaagaagtatgaatgccctgacttctccTTAGGCCATATCACCATAAATGCTGCATGGCCAAttattttatataatttttttatttaaggtCAGACAAAATTGTTTCACTGTTTTAATGGATTCCCCCCCCCAGAAAAGTGAGGCACgtgagcaacaaaaaaaatatataaaaaatgaatTAGGTGGATAAGGTACTTTACTACATTGTCCTAGGCTATATGGACATGAACAATTAGTGAAATATTCAATTTGACTGATTTTCAGATtatgattagaggtcgaccgatttatgatttttcaacaccgataccgattactcggcagatatttatttatttaatttattttttattttattttatttgtaataatgacaattacaacaatactgaatgaacacttattttaacttaatacatcaataaaatcaatttagcctgttcaatttggtttaaataatgcaaaaacaaagtgttgaagaaagtaaaagtgcaatatgtgccatgtaaaaaagctaacatttaagtttgttgctcagaacatgagaacatatgaaatctggtggttccttttaacatgagtcttcagtattcccaggtaagacattttaggttgtagttattataggagttataggactatttctctctataccatttgtatttcatatacctttgactattggatgttctttaTAGGCACttcagtattgccagtgtaacagtatagcttccgtccctctcctcgcccctacctgggctcgaaccaggaacacatcgaaaaCAGCCACCCTCAGAGCAttggaacaactacttcaaggtctcagagcgagtgacgtcaccgatttgaaacgttattagcgcgcaccccgctaactagctagccatttcacatcggttacaccagcctaatctcgggagttgataggctggaagtcataaacagctaaatgcttgaagcacaacaaagagctgctggcaaacgcacgaaagtgctgtttgaatgaatgcttacaagcctgctgctgcctaccatcgctcggtcagactgctctatcaaatatcaaatcatagacttaattataacataacacacagaaatacgagccttaggtcattaatatgggcatatccggaaactatcatttagaaaaccaaacgtttattctttcagtgaaatacggaaccgttccgtattttatctaacggatggcatccctaagtctaaatattgctgttatattgtacaaccttcaatgttatgtcataattatgtacaattctggcaaattaattacgctctttgttaggaataaatggacttcacacagttcgcaacgagccaggcggcccaaacttctgcatataccctgactgcttgcacagaatgcaagagaattgacacaatttccctagttataaggaattcatgttagcaggcaatattaactaaatatgcaggtttaaaaatatatacttgtgtattgattttaaagaaaggcattgatatttatggttaggtacacattggtgcaacgacagtgcttttttcgcgaatgcgtttgtaaaaatgccgattaccgatttgttatgaaaacttgaaatcggccctaattaatcggtcgacctcttatTATTAATACACAAATTAACATGAATGAACATTATTCACATAGGATCTATAATAGAATGCAATATTCTatcatataaaaaaaatattgaaaaaagTTATGTATTATCAGTTCATTAATCTACTTAATTGTTAAGCCTAACAAATACAAGAATCATTGACAATAAATAATTGTAATCAAATTAAAATGTTGATGCATAATGAGTTCATTAACTGACTGCAACGCTATAGCCTAGGCGTTAACAAAATATTCATACAAATATGATTAGGCCTGTCATATTTCAAATCaactgtatttataaagcccttcttacatcagctgatatctcaaagtgctgtacagaaacccagcctaaaccctcaaacagaaagcaatgcaggtatagaagcacggtggctaggaaaaactccctagaaagggcagaacctaggaagaaaccaggctatgaggggtggccagtcctcttctggctgggccgggtggagattataacagaacatggccaagatgttcaaatgttcatagatgaccagcagggtcaaataataataatcagtggttgtcgagggtgcaacaggtcagcacctcaggagtaaacgtcagttggcttttcatagcccatCATTTAGAgtagtatctctaccgctcctgctgtctctagacagttgaaaacagcaggactgggacaggtagcacgtccagtgaacaggtcagggttccatagccgcaggcagaacggttgaaactggagcagcagcatggccaggtggactggagacagcaaggagtcatcaggccaggtagtcctgaggcatggtcctagggctcaggtcctccgagagaaagaaagcatacttaaattcacacaggacaccggataagacagaagaaatactccagatataacagactgaccctagccccccgacacataaactactgcagcataaatactggtggctgagacaggaggggtcgggagacactgtggccccgtccgacgatacgcccggacagggccaaacaggcaggatataaccccacccactttgccaaagcacagcccccacaccactggaggtcTTGTAGAAAGAGGGTCAATCAGGTTAGGTCTGCCAAATTAATTTAGCATTGGGGGAAAAAATACATAAATCCAGCCATAGAGTATAACCTTTAatcataaaaaaatatgtttaacaTGCACAAGTAGAAGCATCAATCTATATAGAGCAAGCGTGACTAAATTCGAGCACAGTAACTTTGCTCACCGCATCCTCATTCGATTGTCTCACCTGGCTGCCACGAAAAGCCCCCACCTGCTGATCTACACGAAGTATGTGCGTGCCACTGGGGATGTACTTTGCTGGACATGctagtgtaactgatgtgaaatggctagctagttagcggggtgcgcgatAATAGCGTTTCATtcggtgacgtcacccgctctgagaccttgaagtagtagTTCCCTTTTCCCTGTAAGGGCCGCGGCATTTGTAGCGtcatgggtaacgatgcttcgggggtggctgttgtctatgtgtgcagagggtccctggttcgagcccagataggggcgaggagagggacggaagctgtgCTGTTCTCGGCGGCGCAATCACCTCAAACGCATTCCGTCGTGTTTGGCCTACTACTACTATCGGTAAAATGTACGTTTTGAATCGCAAATCACCATCGACCCTTCGATTTCATCAATAATTTTGACTTCATTTGGCCAGTCATTTGGTTGTTGTTTCGTCTTAATCGGTTGTAATATATCTGAAAATGAATTTATCCGACTATTTGtttatacccccggacagggccaaacaggcaggatgcaTCCgttataaataaaaataaataaataaagacccgAATGTActggggcctgttgcacaaaagtagaattaagacatccgggataaatgactcagctgagctcaatgaagccaaaacatgtgcgtccaggcttaattggttgcacaaagaccaagccaggatgagcagacacggattcattaagccaggtgaaaccaatcctggataggtgcgcgctcacggctcactcaaatagaccccgccacagatcacagattaactgatttaccatggcaactagagccgcgtacttttccccgtcggaagcacaaatcctcatggaggcatacgaggaggtaaaatatataattaagaagaaaggcaacaccgccacagtgataaagcaaagagaaaaagcgtggcaaagtattgcagaccgcctgaatgcgtaagtagtgcacaattacacag harbors:
- the naglu gene encoding alpha-N-acetylglucosaminidase isoform X2 is translated as MRFKCIYSIALLVVVSNLSAHCEFQTLAHLKPQANDKTQGRAVVELLRRLLGNRSRVLRISTQHRFRYYQNVCTQSYSTVWWDWPRWQREIDWMALNGINLPLAFTGQEALWQEVYLSLGLNQTEIDHFFTGPAFLAWNRMGNLFQWGGPLPQSWHVKQLYLQFKILDRMRSFGMLPVLPAFSGIVPQGIARLFPKANVTKLAPWSHFNCSYSCAYTLDPRDPLFRSIGSLFLSQLVKQFGTDHIYNTDTFNEMTPTSSDPTYLSAVSRAVFDTMTSVDHRAIWLMQGWLFVFDTAFWKPAQIQALLHGVPIGRMIVLDLFAESTPAFSLTKSFYGQPFIWCMLHNFGGNSGLFGTVESINSGPFDALAFPNSTLVGLGLAPEGIEQNPVVYELMSELAWRKEPVNLAKWVSLYAVRRYGSTHENLTAAWRLLFGSIYNCTVPHYKNHNHSPLVHRPSLHKTTEVWYQRADLYEAWRLLYQAAWPLMAQETFRYDLVDVTREVLQLLTTDYYREIRDAFQAQKLPELLTAGGVLVYDLLPELERLLSSDGHFLLGTWLERAHSLALDEAEARLYDMNARNQITLWGPEGNILDYASKEWGGLMEDYYSQRWSLFVNTLVECLERGRPFRQDAFNQAVFQVEKGFVFNKRKYPSKPQGDTYDIVSRIFLKYYPQALERLK
- the naglu gene encoding alpha-N-acetylglucosaminidase isoform X1; translated protein: MRFKCIYSIALLVVVSNLSAHCEFQTLAHLKPQANDKTQGRAVVELLRRLLGNRSREFIVSVNRTLSNDNLEVCELRSAKNNKIIATGSTGVAAASGIYNYLKYFCNCHVSWSGNQLNIPRPLPQLTGVLRISTQHRFRYYQNVCTQSYSTVWWDWPRWQREIDWMALNGINLPLAFTGQEALWQEVYLSLGLNQTEIDHFFTGPAFLAWNRMGNLFQWGGPLPQSWHVKQLYLQFKILDRMRSFGMLPVLPAFSGIVPQGIARLFPKANVTKLAPWSHFNCSYSCAYTLDPRDPLFRSIGSLFLSQLVKQFGTDHIYNTDTFNEMTPTSSDPTYLSAVSRAVFDTMTSVDHRAIWLMQGWLFVFDTAFWKPAQIQALLHGVPIGRMIVLDLFAESTPAFSLTKSFYGQPFIWCMLHNFGGNSGLFGTVESINSGPFDALAFPNSTLVGLGLAPEGIEQNPVVYELMSELAWRKEPVNLAKWVSLYAVRRYGSTHENLTAAWRLLFGSIYNCTVPHYKNHNHSPLVHRPSLHKTTEVWYQRADLYEAWRLLYQAAWPLMAQETFRYDLVDVTREVLQLLTTDYYREIRDAFQAQKLPELLTAGGVLVYDLLPELERLLSSDGHFLLGTWLERAHSLALDEAEARLYDMNARNQITLWGPEGNILDYASKEWGGLMEDYYSQRWSLFVNTLVECLERGRPFRQDAFNQAVFQVEKGFVFNKRKYPSKPQGDTYDIVSRIFLKYYPQALERLK